The following are encoded in a window of Flavobacterium cupriresistens genomic DNA:
- a CDS encoding ATP-dependent helicase, with the protein MQNYIDQLNEAQREPVLQKDGPMIIIAGAGSGKTRVLTIRIAYLMHQGVDAFNILSLTFTNKAAREMKHRISDIVGSAEAKNLWMGTFHSIFARILRAESDHLGYPSNFTIYDSQDSARLISSIIKEMQLDRDVYKPKQILGRISNYKNSLITVKAYFNDPELQEADAMAKRPRLGEIYQQYVERCFKAGAMDFDDLLLKTNELLTRFPEVLSKYQNRFRYILVDEYQDTNHSQYLIVRALSDKFQNICVVGDDAQSIYAFRGANINNILNFQKDYEGVKMFRLEQNYRSTRNIVEAANTIIDKNKTKLDKIVWTANDFGPKIKVHRSLTDAEEGRFVASTIFEQKMQNQLHNGSFAILYRTNAQSRAMEDALRKRDIPYRIYGGLSFYQRKEIKDVLCYLRLVINPKDEEALIRVINYPARGIGDTTVEKLTIAANHYKRSIWEVMVNIDKIDLKLNTGTKNKLKDFVTMIQSFQVIDQNQDAFYITDHVAKKTGLVQELKKDATPEGMAKVQNIEELLNGIKDFTEGQREIDGARGALSEFMQDVALATDLDNDTTDEDRVALMTIHLAKGLEFPHVFAVGMEEDLFPSAMSMSTRSELEEERRLFYVALTRAEHQAYLTYAQSRYRWGKLTDSEPSRFIEEIDAQYLEYLTPAETNYRYKSPIDGDIFGDIDKSKLRLAKPIGSTPPKQHTNNEPRPDSNVRKLKPVAGTNPNSSAPNLFDNKLTIGNVVMHERFGRGEVVNLEGVGPDKKAEIKFEVGGLKKLLLRFAKLDVVG; encoded by the coding sequence ATGCAAAATTATATTGACCAGCTAAACGAAGCGCAAAGAGAACCCGTTTTACAAAAAGACGGGCCAATGATTATTATTGCTGGTGCAGGTTCAGGAAAAACCCGTGTTCTTACCATTAGAATTGCTTATCTGATGCATCAGGGTGTTGATGCTTTTAATATATTGTCGTTGACTTTTACGAACAAAGCAGCTCGTGAAATGAAACACAGGATCTCTGATATCGTAGGATCTGCTGAGGCAAAGAACCTTTGGATGGGGACATTTCACTCTATTTTTGCCCGTATCCTTCGTGCCGAATCAGACCATTTGGGATATCCGTCAAATTTTACGATTTATGACTCACAGGATTCTGCAAGGTTGATTTCTTCGATCATTAAAGAAATGCAATTGGATCGCGATGTCTATAAACCAAAACAGATTTTAGGCCGAATTTCAAATTATAAAAACAGTTTAATTACGGTAAAAGCCTATTTCAACGATCCTGAGTTGCAAGAAGCCGACGCTATGGCCAAAAGACCTAGGTTAGGAGAGATTTATCAGCAATATGTTGAAAGATGTTTCAAAGCCGGAGCAATGGACTTTGATGATTTGTTGTTGAAAACCAACGAATTGTTAACCCGTTTTCCGGAAGTTTTATCAAAATACCAAAACCGTTTTAGATATATTTTGGTTGATGAGTACCAGGATACCAATCACTCTCAATATTTGATTGTAAGAGCATTATCAGATAAATTTCAGAATATTTGCGTGGTAGGTGATGATGCGCAAAGTATCTATGCTTTCCGTGGAGCGAATATCAATAACATTCTGAATTTTCAGAAGGATTATGAAGGGGTAAAAATGTTCCGATTGGAGCAAAATTACCGTTCTACCCGAAATATTGTAGAAGCGGCCAATACCATTATCGATAAGAATAAAACGAAACTGGATAAAATTGTTTGGACCGCAAATGATTTCGGACCAAAAATCAAAGTACACCGAAGCTTGACCGATGCCGAGGAAGGTCGATTTGTGGCCAGTACAATTTTCGAACAAAAAATGCAAAATCAGTTGCATAATGGTTCCTTCGCTATTTTGTATCGTACCAATGCGCAGTCGCGTGCGATGGAGGATGCTTTGAGAAAACGTGATATTCCGTATCGAATTTATGGTGGTTTGTCTTTCTACCAACGTAAAGAAATCAAAGACGTTTTGTGTTATTTACGTTTGGTTATCAACCCAAAAGACGAAGAAGCATTGATTCGTGTGATCAATTATCCGGCTCGTGGAATTGGAGATACAACGGTCGAAAAATTAACTATTGCTGCCAATCATTACAAAAGATCGATTTGGGAAGTAATGGTAAACATCGATAAAATTGATTTGAAACTGAATACAGGAACCAAAAACAAGTTGAAAGATTTTGTGACCATGATCCAGAGTTTTCAGGTTATTGATCAGAATCAGGATGCTTTTTATATTACAGACCACGTAGCCAAAAAAACAGGTTTAGTACAAGAGCTTAAAAAAGATGCTACTCCGGAAGGAATGGCTAAAGTTCAAAATATCGAAGAACTTTTAAATGGTATAAAAGACTTCACCGAAGGCCAGAGAGAAATTGACGGCGCAAGAGGTGCTTTGTCTGAATTTATGCAGGATGTTGCCCTTGCTACCGACTTAGACAACGATACAACCGATGAAGATCGTGTCGCTTTAATGACCATTCACTTAGCAAAAGGATTGGAATTTCCTCATGTTTTTGCAGTCGGAATGGAAGAAGATTTGTTTCCGAGTGCCATGAGTATGAGTACCCGAAGCGAACTGGAAGAAGAGCGACGTTTATTTTACGTAGCCCTGACACGTGCCGAACATCAAGCGTACTTAACGTATGCACAATCGCGTTACCGCTGGGGAAAATTAACCGATAGTGAGCCTTCCCGATTTATTGAAGAAATTGATGCGCAATACCTCGAATATTTAACTCCCGCAGAAACGAATTACAGATACAAGTCCCCGATTGACGGCGATATTTTTGGAGATATTGACAAATCAAAATTACGACTGGCAAAACCGATTGGAAGTACTCCACCGAAACAGCACACTAATAATGAGCCAAGACCGGATTCTAATGTCCGCAAGTTGAAACCGGTTGCAGGAACGAATCCAAACAGTAGTGCTCCAAATTTATTCGATAATAAATTGACAATCGGAAATGTCGTAATGCACGAACGTTTTGGTAGAGGAGAGGTAGTCAATCTGGAAGGAGTTGGTCCCGATAAAAAAGCCGAAATTAAATTTGAAGTAGGCGGACTCAAGAAATTATTACTTCGATTTGCTAAATTAGACGTGGTAGGATAA
- a CDS encoding T9SS type A sorting domain-containing protein, giving the protein MKKFYLLLLLFLSLKLLAQNPGLDPTFNPKDDGVYQQKIGSGAVLLPNNKILSVYKNGQVECNVLLLNPDGSRDNTFNTTASFSSKDIRIFAKSDGAFLTLDYSGKLKAFHADGTLNTGFTITTIKNTNTDTYRINDIIYQDDGKIILYGAFDTLNDVYAVGFVRLNADGSLDPTFKWKSAGKKIVIQNDGNYVAVGGTRPSRYFADGKIDPTFKIIATIDPVQKFVTNGFETADNSTIDDIAVQPDGKVIAVGCNYVENGRTISYSIVRLNANGTRDTGFKLFTDREQRIRKVYIQKDNKIILNIDYYKFIRLNPDGSTDPTFKYTNTVGFLNEGVLQFQGDKMIISARFKDSQGITRADIHRINVDGSLDLTFNPHSGPNLFFNETSPFLSKVLLDQKVLLVGNFTTYNDIPVRNICRLNQNGTYDPSFKLDPKIRILADTDSSYRILEQKDGKIILVHNGTLLIDGRTTSIIRLKPDGTIDPTFNIDQYVSYNPSDIQLLSNGKILMIGENGVFINTGGSYYSFNIIQFNSDGSLDNGYKSVQYKKPFRIAPLSDNKVLVSFLDYNPNYTYYPVLKLNEDGTKDASFKSGIYPYSKIKELNDGKLLITYYDRYRTGSNGEDLYLTRVNSDGSADPTFSTYSFASSKVNRSDFYENGEINLFLATYATDSTKKVTLSSDGKLTDSTTYNSSKEFAIQNCEDLLFYGYFDKLDGVNKSGIVRYKTSNSTSSSNPAGEIYQPFTNGQTLADLKVDGTALKWYSLQSNCGINNNTTNKSAADTETLLPSTTLLVNGTTYYASQSINGTESSYRLPVTVYSAALGVKENNLPNLVTYPNPVKEYYTISNREDITEVQVYNILGQLQFSRTYNKDNVEIDFSALKSGLYFVKVYSEGKSDTLKVIKN; this is encoded by the coding sequence ATGAAGAAATTTTACCTACTATTACTTTTATTTTTAAGTTTAAAACTACTGGCTCAGAACCCGGGACTAGATCCTACTTTTAATCCCAAAGATGATGGAGTTTATCAGCAAAAAATTGGATCCGGTGCGGTTCTGCTTCCAAACAATAAAATACTAAGCGTCTATAAAAATGGGCAGGTTGAATGTAATGTATTGCTTTTGAATCCGGATGGAAGCCGGGATAATACTTTTAATACGACGGCTTCTTTTTCATCAAAAGACATTCGGATATTTGCTAAATCAGATGGTGCTTTTTTAACGCTTGATTACAGCGGTAAGTTAAAAGCCTTTCATGCAGATGGAACGCTTAATACAGGTTTTACTATTACAACTATAAAAAACACCAATACCGATACTTATAGAATCAATGATATCATTTATCAAGACGATGGGAAAATCATTCTCTATGGTGCGTTTGATACTTTGAATGACGTTTATGCTGTAGGTTTTGTGCGCTTAAATGCGGACGGAAGTCTTGATCCTACTTTTAAATGGAAATCTGCTGGTAAAAAAATAGTGATCCAGAACGATGGAAATTACGTGGCTGTAGGCGGAACAAGACCATCACGATATTTTGCTGATGGGAAAATCGACCCCACTTTTAAGATAATTGCTACTATCGATCCTGTGCAAAAATTTGTGACAAATGGCTTTGAAACGGCAGATAATAGTACTATCGATGACATAGCCGTGCAGCCTGATGGAAAAGTAATAGCAGTTGGATGTAATTATGTCGAAAACGGCAGAACCATTTCTTACTCTATTGTTAGACTAAATGCTAATGGTACAAGAGATACGGGGTTTAAATTATTTACAGACAGAGAGCAAAGAATAAGAAAAGTTTATATACAAAAAGACAATAAAATCATTCTTAATATTGACTATTATAAATTTATTCGACTGAATCCTGATGGATCAACAGATCCCACTTTTAAATACACTAATACAGTGGGTTTCCTAAACGAAGGAGTTTTGCAGTTTCAAGGGGATAAAATGATTATTAGTGCTCGTTTTAAAGACAGTCAAGGAATTACAAGAGCTGATATACATCGAATAAATGTTGATGGAAGTCTTGATTTGACTTTTAATCCGCATTCAGGTCCTAATTTATTTTTTAATGAAACGTCTCCTTTTTTATCGAAAGTACTTTTAGATCAAAAGGTTTTATTGGTTGGAAATTTCACAACCTACAATGATATCCCAGTGAGAAATATATGCCGACTCAATCAAAATGGTACCTACGATCCAAGTTTTAAGCTGGATCCAAAGATTCGAATATTAGCGGATACAGACAGTTCATATCGCATTTTGGAGCAGAAAGACGGAAAAATTATATTGGTTCATAATGGTACGCTGTTGATAGATGGTCGTACAACCTCTATTATTAGATTAAAACCTGATGGTACTATTGATCCTACTTTTAACATAGATCAGTATGTGTCTTACAACCCTTCTGATATCCAACTTTTAAGTAATGGAAAAATTCTAATGATAGGTGAAAATGGTGTTTTTATTAACACGGGAGGAAGTTATTATTCCTTTAATATCATTCAATTTAATTCAGATGGTTCACTTGATAATGGTTACAAAAGTGTTCAATACAAAAAGCCATTTAGAATAGCTCCTTTGTCCGATAATAAAGTTTTAGTTTCCTTTCTGGATTACAATCCTAATTATACCTATTATCCGGTTTTAAAATTAAATGAAGACGGTACGAAAGACGCTTCTTTCAAATCCGGAATCTATCCTTACTCCAAAATAAAAGAACTAAATGATGGTAAACTATTAATTACCTACTATGATCGATATCGTACTGGTTCCAATGGTGAAGATCTTTATTTGACAAGAGTGAATTCTGATGGTTCGGCTGATCCTACCTTTAGTACTTATTCTTTTGCTTCAAGTAAAGTTAATCGTTCTGATTTTTATGAAAATGGAGAGATTAATTTATTCTTAGCTACTTACGCTACTGACTCAACAAAAAAAGTAACGCTTAGTTCGGATGGAAAATTAACAGACAGTACGACCTATAATAGCTCTAAAGAGTTTGCGATTCAAAACTGTGAAGATTTACTTTTTTACGGGTATTTTGATAAACTTGATGGCGTTAACAAAAGTGGAATCGTGCGCTACAAGACGTCTAACAGTACTTCAAGTTCAAATCCTGCTGGCGAAATTTATCAGCCTTTCACAAACGGACAGACTTTGGCGGATCTTAAAGTGGATGGAACAGCTTTAAAATGGTATAGTTTGCAAAGCAATTGTGGTATCAATAACAATACAACAAACAAAAGTGCCGCAGATACTGAAACTTTGTTGCCTTCTACAACACTTTTGGTCAACGGAACAACTTATTATGCGTCACAAAGTATAAATGGTACAGAAAGCAGCTATAGATTACCGGTAACCGTATATTCTGCTGCACTTGGAGTAAAAGAAAACAATTTGCCTAATTTGGTGACTTATCCAAATCCAGTAAAAGAATATTATACCATCTCGAATCGTGAGGATATTACTGAAGTTCAGGTTTACAATATCCTAGGACAACTTCAATTTAGTCGTACTTATAACAAAGACAATGTAGAAATTGATTTTAGTGCTTTAAAATCAGGTCTGTATTTTGTGAAGGTATATTCGGAGGGTAAAAGTGATACTTTGAAGGTTATTAAAAATTAG
- a CDS encoding sulfite exporter TauE/SafE family protein, which yields MESYLIILLCLAAFAAGFIDAIVGGGGLIQTPMGLILLPNLPVSTVIGTLKIPAFSGTAVAAFQYLKNVVIQWRLLLIMMALAVPSAFLGSTILTLVSNDFMKPLLLVVLSLLFIYTYVKKNFGQQVAKDHSATTQILYAVVISIIIGFYDGFIGPGTGSFLVVAFIALLGFDFLHASANAKMVNLATNFGSICLFMIKGKIIWTIAIPMAICNGIGGWVGAKLAINKGNGFIRIFFLVVVIGTLIRFAYDVFYK from the coding sequence ATGGAATCCTACTTAATTATTTTACTTTGTTTAGCTGCCTTTGCTGCAGGATTTATTGATGCCATAGTTGGAGGAGGAGGGCTGATTCAAACACCAATGGGCTTAATTTTGTTACCCAATTTACCTGTTTCTACCGTGATCGGAACTTTAAAAATTCCAGCTTTTAGCGGAACAGCGGTAGCCGCTTTTCAATACTTAAAAAATGTCGTAATTCAGTGGCGATTATTACTGATTATGATGGCGCTGGCAGTCCCTTCAGCTTTTTTGGGTTCGACTATTCTAACCCTTGTCAGCAATGATTTTATGAAACCGCTGCTATTGGTTGTTTTGTCTTTGTTATTTATTTATACCTATGTAAAGAAAAACTTCGGACAGCAGGTTGCCAAAGACCATTCAGCAACAACCCAGATATTATATGCTGTTGTAATAAGTATAATTATTGGATTCTACGACGGTTTTATCGGACCGGGAACAGGAAGTTTTCTGGTTGTGGCTTTTATAGCGCTTTTAGGTTTCGATTTTCTGCACGCTTCGGCGAATGCGAAAATGGTCAATCTGGCAACCAATTTTGGTTCTATTTGCCTGTTTATGATAAAAGGAAAAATCATCTGGACAATTGCCATACCAATGGCCATCTGTAATGGAATAGGAGGATGGGTTGGCGCCAAACTGGCCATTAATAAAGGAAACGGATTTATCAGGATCTTCTTCCTGGTGGTGGTAATTGGTACTTTGATTCGTTTTGCCTACGACGTATTTTACAAGTAA
- a CDS encoding phosphotransferase family protein, whose protein sequence is MQLTPETVYQYLHKRQLIDEEAVIKGNFMVHPVKTRNTIMKIIVRPENSLFVKQMQKDIVSDGLFQREINTYTLFKNKAEFSSIAAVVPKLLDYDDVANIMITELLYDAKNLYEHYMLTKNFDLNLAREQAVILSACHVVPEDKSIASMFPKNLPWVLQLDKYDADQFFVNNEASTSIISLIKENQVLQNALINLAISWNYTHLIHGDIKWINFMVTQDEKGFTQKLIDWELADIGDPLWDVAGLMQSYISVWLLGFDNNDPAGYQLPEYMQPYDIKNTQSSAQAFLYEYMAIQKYPESYYGTILAKIIQLTAARIIQTSLEGITYNSKIEANNMRCIQLAFNIMSNPFNALQELFNIKLQQDYVPG, encoded by the coding sequence ATGCAATTAACTCCAGAAACCGTATATCAGTATCTACATAAACGCCAACTTATTGATGAAGAGGCAGTGATTAAAGGCAATTTTATGGTACATCCGGTAAAGACCAGAAATACCATCATGAAAATAATAGTCCGTCCTGAGAATTCTCTTTTTGTGAAGCAAATGCAAAAAGATATCGTTAGTGACGGTTTATTTCAAAGAGAAATCAATACCTATACTTTATTTAAAAACAAGGCAGAATTTTCATCAATTGCAGCTGTTGTTCCTAAACTATTGGATTACGATGATGTTGCTAATATAATGATAACCGAACTGTTATATGATGCAAAAAACTTATATGAGCATTATATGCTTACCAAAAACTTCGACTTAAACCTTGCCCGCGAGCAAGCTGTTATATTATCAGCATGTCATGTTGTACCTGAAGACAAATCAATTGCATCAATGTTTCCAAAAAACCTTCCGTGGGTATTACAATTGGATAAATACGATGCCGATCAATTTTTTGTAAACAATGAAGCAAGCACTTCTATTATTAGCCTGATAAAAGAGAATCAGGTCCTGCAAAACGCATTAATAAACTTGGCCATATCGTGGAATTACACCCACTTGATACACGGTGATATCAAATGGATCAACTTTATGGTTACTCAAGATGAAAAAGGTTTTACACAAAAACTTATCGATTGGGAACTTGCTGACATTGGCGATCCGTTGTGGGATGTTGCCGGACTCATGCAATCGTATATCAGTGTTTGGCTCCTTGGATTTGATAATAACGACCCTGCCGGTTACCAATTACCGGAGTATATGCAACCCTACGATATCAAAAACACCCAATCTTCGGCACAGGCTTTCCTTTATGAATATATGGCTATACAAAAATACCCTGAATCATATTATGGTACTATTTTGGCAAAAATAATTCAGTTAACAGCAGCCAGAATTATTCAGACGAGTTTAGAAGGAATTACTTATAATTCAAAAATTGAAGCGAATAATATGCGTTGTATTCAATTGGCGTTCAATATTATGAGTAATCCTTTTAACGCATTACAGGAATTGTTTAATATAAAACTACAACAAGATTATGTTCCAGGATAA
- a CDS encoding T3SS effector HopA1 family protein, with protein sequence MFQDKTIVKELTRLISQLHISDSFLQFREKQYAITPENAMSSLISILYSECYALKESYQTGQKERALHFTDSNDSFLELLSQNNLSKNRTEKDWIVKNIHPNGYLEVTKQSELQVIHASHLVDFPSGSTAEIGQTVSVLFSKEDRQRQPTFYYVFSDQSMNPFQNFTRIYWNCNSDGAPKLIKCITEKLNYYSIPFLFKCLNHPDLYFRRDAAVLYIEETMIPIIKMLLPEICNEMEDYLEEDVPLFAYPYAKGVGMAESPNENESFGMNRVTILAETLFRTTHKKLVATAVVNEIGSTFLQRGIDPKTTFLNKGTKILFN encoded by the coding sequence ATGTTCCAGGATAAAACCATCGTTAAAGAACTTACGCGACTAATTAGTCAACTTCATATTTCAGACTCTTTTCTCCAATTTAGAGAAAAACAGTATGCTATTACACCTGAGAATGCAATGAGCAGTCTCATTAGCATATTGTATTCCGAATGTTATGCCTTAAAAGAAAGCTATCAGACAGGTCAGAAGGAAAGAGCGCTCCATTTTACGGACTCTAATGACTCTTTTTTGGAATTGCTTTCTCAAAATAATCTAAGTAAAAACAGAACAGAAAAGGATTGGATTGTAAAAAACATACATCCGAATGGGTATTTAGAAGTAACAAAACAGAGCGAACTGCAAGTCATACACGCTTCTCATTTAGTAGATTTTCCGTCCGGATCAACTGCGGAAATCGGGCAAACGGTTTCGGTTTTATTTTCAAAAGAAGACAGGCAGAGGCAACCTACTTTTTATTATGTTTTTAGCGATCAATCCATGAATCCGTTTCAAAATTTTACGAGAATATATTGGAATTGTAACAGCGATGGTGCGCCAAAACTTATAAAATGCATTACTGAAAAACTTAACTATTATTCGATTCCGTTTCTCTTTAAATGCCTTAATCACCCTGATTTGTACTTTCGAAGAGATGCAGCAGTGCTTTATATAGAAGAGACTATGATTCCTATAATCAAAATGTTACTGCCTGAAATTTGTAACGAAATGGAAGACTACCTTGAAGAAGATGTACCTCTTTTTGCTTATCCGTATGCCAAAGGAGTTGGTATGGCTGAAAGTCCAAATGAGAATGAAAGTTTCGGAATGAACAGAGTGACCATACTAGCTGAAACCCTCTTCCGAACTACACACAAAAAACTGGTGGCTACAGCTGTTGTTAACGAAATTGGAAGCACTTTTCTACAAAGAGGAATAGACCCGAAAACGACTTTTCTCAATAAAGGAACAAAAATACTATTCAATTAA
- a CDS encoding lanthionine synthetase LanC family protein: MDQTNKNIFLETAWNIGTNLMKTSIWHDKSCTWQGYSFEPLNGTYQPVIRTFGPDVYSGTAGIALFLTALYTEREDPILLQTIEGSIEQMKSTMYAAISHGFYAGKPGIAAALIKIGKELNRTDWVQEGLDLLDSIPSESLQSYEIDIISGAAGTIPVLLDVYTVFKKSELLDKAIALGHLLCDAAVKNNTVWSWATVPSQKNLTGFSHGSSGIALALLQLYKVTGNPAFMEAAEGGFNYERQSFDNTQQNWPDFRDDVVASTTTNVCGLAWCHGAPGITISRLKANQLDSNPVFTNEMNIALATTANSVYQGLMENLTSTNYSICHGIAGNADIMMDCGGMEYQQLAEAVGNAGISKYPNNNIQWSTGLSSGQYTPGLMMGIAGTGYFYLRLLNKDKHKSVLLPQLGLA; the protein is encoded by the coding sequence ATGGATCAGACCAATAAAAATATTTTCCTTGAAACGGCATGGAATATCGGAACTAATTTAATGAAAACCAGTATCTGGCATGATAAATCCTGTACCTGGCAAGGGTATTCATTTGAGCCTTTGAATGGTACGTATCAACCCGTGATCAGAACTTTTGGACCGGATGTTTACTCAGGTACAGCGGGTATTGCTTTATTTTTGACGGCTTTGTATACGGAAAGAGAAGACCCGATTTTGCTCCAAACAATAGAAGGCAGCATTGAACAAATGAAAAGTACCATGTATGCTGCTATTAGTCACGGATTCTATGCTGGAAAACCCGGGATCGCAGCGGCATTAATCAAAATTGGAAAAGAATTAAACAGAACAGATTGGGTACAAGAGGGACTTGATTTACTCGATAGCATTCCTTCTGAATCGCTTCAATCCTATGAAATTGATATTATAAGTGGTGCTGCCGGAACAATACCGGTGCTGCTGGATGTTTATACTGTTTTTAAAAAATCGGAATTACTGGATAAAGCAATTGCATTAGGGCATTTATTGTGTGATGCGGCTGTTAAAAATAATACTGTTTGGTCATGGGCTACGGTTCCTTCACAAAAAAATCTAACAGGTTTCTCACACGGCTCCTCAGGAATAGCTTTAGCGTTATTGCAATTGTATAAAGTAACGGGAAACCCCGCATTTATGGAAGCCGCTGAAGGTGGTTTTAATTACGAACGCCAGTCTTTTGATAACACACAACAAAACTGGCCTGACTTTAGAGACGATGTGGTCGCAAGCACCACAACCAATGTATGTGGACTAGCCTGGTGCCACGGAGCTCCCGGGATTACAATTTCAAGATTAAAAGCAAATCAATTAGATTCAAATCCTGTTTTTACAAACGAAATGAATATTGCACTCGCGACTACCGCTAATTCTGTTTATCAGGGGCTAATGGAAAATCTGACGAGTACCAATTACTCTATTTGTCATGGCATAGCAGGAAATGCAGATATTATGATGGATTGTGGAGGAATGGAATACCAACAACTGGCAGAAGCTGTCGGGAACGCCGGTATTAGCAAATATCCAAACAATAATATTCAATGGTCTACAGGATTAAGTAGCGGACAGTATACGCCGGGACTGATGATGGGGATAGCAGGGACTGGATATTTTTATCTTCGCTTGCTAAATAAAGACAAACATAAAAGTGTGTTGCTGCCGCAACTTGGGCTGGCTTAA
- a CDS encoding patatin-like phospholipase family protein — MRALVISGGGSKGAFAGGVAQYLIEEKKHEYDMFLGTSTGSLLIPHLALGHLKKIHWVYTNVTMSKIFNICPFVVKVKDGIDIVTINHFNVLRQFFRGKRTFGESKGLQKYIKNNFSIADFNKLKKLKSDVIVTVTNLTKNEAEYKSVKDCTYEEFCDWTWISSNYIPFMSLVTKNNYEYGDGGFSSLVPIREAINRGATEIDVIILETEVNMDKMVIGKNPFSLMIDLFRIALDQVEKHDIAIGKLMASNKNVKLNLYYTPTKLTNNALIFNREVMKVWWEQGYEYAQNKSEIMSDNK; from the coding sequence ATGAGAGCATTGGTTATTTCAGGTGGAGGCAGTAAAGGAGCATTTGCGGGTGGTGTGGCACAATATTTAATAGAAGAGAAGAAACACGAATACGATATGTTCTTAGGAACTTCAACAGGGAGTTTGTTAATTCCGCACCTGGCTCTGGGGCATTTGAAAAAAATCCACTGGGTTTACACCAATGTTACCATGTCTAAAATTTTTAATATCTGTCCGTTTGTTGTGAAAGTCAAAGATGGGATTGACATCGTAACCATCAATCATTTTAATGTTTTACGTCAATTTTTTAGAGGAAAAAGGACTTTTGGAGAGAGTAAAGGACTACAAAAGTACATCAAAAACAATTTTTCGATAGCCGATTTCAATAAGCTCAAAAAACTTAAGAGTGATGTTATTGTTACCGTTACCAATTTAACCAAAAACGAGGCAGAATATAAGTCCGTTAAAGACTGTACGTACGAAGAGTTTTGCGACTGGACTTGGATTTCAAGCAATTATATTCCGTTTATGAGTTTAGTCACCAAAAACAATTACGAATATGGAGACGGAGGTTTCTCGAGTTTGGTACCCATACGTGAAGCCATAAATCGTGGCGCAACCGAAATTGATGTGATCATTCTGGAAACAGAAGTTAATATGGATAAAATGGTAATCGGCAAAAACCCGTTTTCCCTGATGATTGATTTATTCCGAATTGCTCTGGATCAGGTAGAAAAGCATGATATCGCAATTGGAAAACTAATGGCCAGCAATAAAAATGTAAAATTAAATCTATACTACACACCAACAAAACTCACAAATAACGCTTTGATTTTCAATAGAGAAGTTATGAAAGTGTGGTGGGAGCAAGGTTATGAATATGCACAGAATAAATCTGAAATTATGAGTGATAATAAGTAG